From the genome of Pseudomonas bubulae:
CTTGCGCCACTTTTCCTGCAACGTTCAGATACATCCAGGCCCGGGGTCTGGGTGTAAACTGTGCGGCTTACACATAATCAGGCAAAGGGACGCGGGATGACCAATGACATGTTGCAACTGGGCCGGGAGAAACGCTTCCTGGTCCTGCTCGGGGTGATCTGCCTGGCGCTGATCGGCGGCGCGCTGTACATGCAGATCGTGCTCGGCGAGGCACCTTGCCCGCTGTGTATCCTGCAACGCTATGCACTGCTGCTGATCGCGATCTTTGCCTTTATCGGTGCAGCCATGCCTGGCCGGCGCAGCCTCACCGTGTTTGAAGTGCTGGTGGTGCTCAGTGCCATCGGTGGTATTGCCGCCGCCGGGCGCCACGTCTATATCCTCGCTCACCCGGCCGTGAGCTGCGGTCTTGATGTGTTGCAGCCAATCGTCGATGGTCTGCCGTTGGCAGCCGTGTTCCCCCTGGGGTTTCAGGTCGACGGGTTTTGCTCCACCCCATACCCGCCGGTGCTTGGTCTGTCGCTGGCACAGTGGGCACTGGTGGCCTTTGTAATGACTGCGGTGCTGGTGCCACTGGGCATCTATCGCAACCGGAAACAATCGAGCTGAGCCAGCCACCAATTTTTGCTTGAGCAGCCTCGTGCTTCCTTCGGCAGTGCGGGGCGTTTTTTTGTCCCTGCGCAAATGTAAAGAAGGCGTGATCCTCACGTCGAAAAAGTCTGTGCGACACTGCGACATATTGTCACGCGCAGGGTGTCTCAGGGCTGGTTTTGGTCTGACCAGTGGTCTTTTAAACGTATGACTTCGTGTAACCCAGCTGAGGCATTTTGACGCTGGCAAAGGGGTTGAAATCAGGGTTGCGAGACTCAACGCAAATCGGCTGTAGCCCTTTTTATTTGGGCGTTCAGGCGGGGTCAGGGGGGGGTGTTCATGCGCTAAAAAGGGGCATAAAAGTGCAGGGCTAAAGACGTGCTACAACTCTGTTTCAAGGGGGGGCTTGAACGCTTGGCGTAATAATAGGCAGGGATTGTTACCGTACCCGATAAGAATTATTTCGGGATGAGACATGGTTTATAGAGAGCTACCTAACTACAATCGCCCGCACTGAACGTCCAGCCTGCTCATCCCTGAGCCCAAGCGGGAAGTTGAAGGCCGACTGGGTTGTTCAATACAGGCGTCCCATGCGACTCCCAGGTACTGGCAACCCTTCTAAGTTCCGCACCAAATGGAATTGGTCTGTGACAAGGCCATTGACCACGTATCGAATAAGAAATCACTGCTAACCCGGAATTTTGCCCGTTCGCCTGATGGTGATAGAGCAGGCTTTCATTCAATTCCGGAAAAGAGCCAACCCTTGGCAGGGCGAAGTGTTGGCGAAAAAAACCAACTGCATTGTGCAAGCTGTTTTAGAGGTCGTGAGATGACTAAAAAAAGGTACCCCAGACTCCTTGGCTTATTGCCACTTTTCGGCACGCTGCTGCTGGGAGGTTGCAACATGACATTGCTCGATCCGGTGGGGCAGGTCGGGATCGAAGAGCGGAATCTGATCATCACTGCAACACTGCTGATGCTTCTGGTCGTGGTGCCGGTCATCATTATGACCCTCGTCTTCGCGTGGAAATATCGCGCGTCGAACACCAGCGCTACCTATACACCTAAATGGTCGCACTCCACCAAGATCGAAGTCGTGATCTGGACTGTGCCAATTCTGATCATCATCGCCCTGGGCGTGATCACCTACAAGTCGACCCACGCGCTGGACCCTTATCGTCCGCTCGAGTCCGACGTCAAGCCGATTACCATCGAAGTGGTGGCAATGGACTGGAAGTGGATGTTCATCTATCCGGAACAGGGTATCGCTACCGTCAACAAGATCGTGTTCCCGGCCAACACCCCGGTCAATTTCCGTATCACCTCTGACACGGTCATGAACTCGTTCTTCATTCCAGGCCTGGGCGGTCAGATCTACGCCATGGCCGGGATGACGACCAAGCTGCACCTGATTGCCAACCGCAACGCTGAAATGGAAGGCATCTCTGCCAACTACAGCGGTGCCGGTTTCACGGGCATGAAATTCAAAGCGATCGCGACTACTCAGGCTGATTTCGATGCTTGGGTAAGTGAAGTCAAAGCATCACCTAAACAGCTTGACCAAGCTGAATACGAAGCCTTGAGCAAGCCAAGTCAGAACAACCCCGTTGAACTGTTCTCCTCGTACACACCGAACCTGTTTCAGAAAATCGTCGACAAGTACGAAGGTATGACGCCAGGCAAGCCGGTGAAGCACGAGAAGAAAGAAGTGGCCGGGACCGATGTGGTGGACATGAGTTCGCATTCAGCTGCCGGGGCAGAGGAGTAAACGATGTTTGGTAAATTAAGTTGGGAAGCGGTCCCGTTCCACGAGCCGATCGTGATGGTGACCATCGCCATGATCGCGCTGGGTGGTCTGGCACTGTTTGCAGCAATCACGTATTTCAAGAAGTGGACCTACCTGTGGACCGAATGGCTAACGTCAGTCGACCACAAGAAAATCGGCGTGATGTACATCATCGTCGCCATGGTCATGCTGCTGCGCGGCTTTGCCGACGCAATCATGATGCGTACCCAGCTGGCCATGGCCACCGAGGGTTCGCCTGGCTACCTGCCACCTGAACACTATGACCAGATCTTCACCGCTCACGGTGTGATCATGATCATCTTCATGGCGATGCCATTCTTCACCGGCCTGATGAACCTTGCAGTGCCGCTGCAGATCGGCGCCCGTGACGTGGCCTACCCGTTCCTCAACTCCCTGAGCTTCTGGCTGCTGGTGTCCGGCGTTGTGCTGGTCAACCTGTCGCTGGGCGTCGGCGAGTTCGCCAAGACCGGTTGGGTTGCCTATCCGCCGCTGTCGGGCTTGCAGTACAGTCCGGGCGTGGGGATGGATTACTACATCTGGGCTCTACAGCTATCGGGGTTAGGTACGACGTTAACCGGGGTTAACTTCCTGGCGACCGTACTGAAGATGCGTGCTCCAGGCATGAAACTGATGGACATGCCGATCTTCACCTGGACCTGCACCTGGGCAAACGTCCTGATCGTGGCTTCGTTCCCGATCCTGACCGCTACCCTGGCACTGCTGACACTTGACCGTTACATGGATTTCCACATTTTCACCAATGAACTTGGTGGCAATCCAATGATGTACGTCAACCTGTTCTGGGCGTGGGGTCACCCTGAGGTGTACATCCTCATTCTGCCGGCGTTCGGTATCTTCTCCGAAGTTATCTCCACGTTCACCGGCAAGCGTCTGTTCGGTCACCACTCGATGGTCTACGCCTCCGGCGCGATCTCGGTGCTGGGCTTCATGGTTTGGCTGCACCACTTCTTCACCATGGGTTCGGGTGCCAGCGTCAACGCCTTCTTCGGTCTGGCGACGATGCTGATTTCGATCCCGACGGGGGTGAAGCTATTCAACTGGCTGTTCACCATCTACCAGGGCCGTCTGCGCTTCACCAGCCAGGTTCTGTGGACCCTGGGCTTTATGGTGACCTTCGCCATCGGCGGCATGACTGGCGTACTGCTGGCCATCCCGGGTGCTGACTTCGTACTGCACAACAGCCTGTTCGTTATTGCTCACTTCCATAACGTGATCATCGGCGGCGCAGTATTCGGTTACATCGCAGGCTTCAGCTTCTACTTCCCGAAAGCGTTCGGCTTCAAGTTGAACGAAACCTGGGGCAAGCGCGCGTTCTGGTTCTGGATCGTCGGCTTCTTCATCGCCTTTATGCCGCTCTATGCACTGGGCTTCATGGGCATGACCCGTCGTCTGAACGCCAGCACCAACCCTGAGTGGGTGCCTTACCTGTACGTAGCCCTGTTCGGCGCAGTACTGATTGCCATGGGTATCGCCAGCCAGCTGATCCAGCTGTATGTCAGCGTCCGTGACCGCAACAAGCCAGAGAACGCCTGCGAATTCGGCGATCCATGGAATGCTCACACGCTGGAATGGTCGACTTCGTCGCCACCACCGTTCTACAACTTTGCTGTACTGCCAAAAGTCGACGGTATCGACCCGTTCACCGAAGCCAAGGAAAACGGCACTGCGTACCAGGTTCCGGCCAAGTACTCGCCTATCCACATGCCTAACAACACCGCTACCGGTGTGTACATGGGTGCTTTGCTGACCGTCTTCGGTTTCGCGATGATCTGGCACATCTGGTGGCTGGCCATCGTGGGTCTGGTAGGTACGGTTGTTGTCTTCGTTGCTCACGCCGCCCGTGACGACCAAGGCTACATGGTGCCGGTCGAGACCATCGAGCGTATCGAGGCCGAGCAGCACAAGCGTCTGGTAGCCGCCAAAGCAATTCCGGCTACTCGTGTTGAAACCAAGTTGGAACAGGCTTAAACCATGTCGAACTTAGCGACCACTGCTGGACACGCTCATGGTCACGACCATGAGCATGAGGAACACCACGACGCGGGCGAGACAACCATTTTTGGTTTCTGGCTCTACCTGATGACCGACTGCATCTTGTTTGCATCGATCTTCGCGGTATACGCGGTATTGGTAAACAACGTTGCAGGTGGCCCGTCGGGCCACGACATCTTCGAACTGCCGTACGTACTGGGTGAAACTGCCCTGCTGCTGTTCAGTTCGATCACCTACGGCTTCGCCATGCTGGCGTTGTTCAAGGGCAAGAAACAGCAGGTGCTGTTCTGGCTGGCCATGACCTTCCTGCTCGGTGCAGGCTTCATCGCCATGGAAATCAACGAGTTCCACCTGTTGATCTCCGAGGGCTACGGCCCTAGCCGTTCGGGCTTCCTGTCTGGCTTCTTCACCCTGGTCGGTACCCACGGTCTGCACGTGACCAGCGGTCTGATCTGGATGGCGATCATGATGTACCAGGTGCAGAAAAACGGCCTGACCTCGACCAACAAGACCCGCCTGAGCTGCCTGAGCCTGTTCTGGCACTTCCTGGACGTGGTGTGGATCTGCGTATTCACCGTTGTTTACCTGATGGGGACTTTGTAATGGCTAACGCACATTCCGACGGCGCCAACCACGGCAGCGTGAAGTCCTACGCGATCGGCTTCATCCTGTCGGTGATCCTGACCGTTATTCCGTTCGGGCTGGTGATGTACCCATCGCTGCCCAAATTCACCACCCTGGCGATCGTACTGTTGTTCGCCGTGGTGCAAGTGGTTGTTCACCTGGTGTACTTCCTGCACCTGGACCGTTCGCCTGCACAACGCAACAACGTCACCGCGCTGGTATTTGCTGCGCTGGTAATTGTGCTGCTGGTGGG
Proteins encoded in this window:
- the cyoB gene encoding cytochrome o ubiquinol oxidase subunit I, which codes for MFGKLSWEAVPFHEPIVMVTIAMIALGGLALFAAITYFKKWTYLWTEWLTSVDHKKIGVMYIIVAMVMLLRGFADAIMMRTQLAMATEGSPGYLPPEHYDQIFTAHGVIMIIFMAMPFFTGLMNLAVPLQIGARDVAYPFLNSLSFWLLVSGVVLVNLSLGVGEFAKTGWVAYPPLSGLQYSPGVGMDYYIWALQLSGLGTTLTGVNFLATVLKMRAPGMKLMDMPIFTWTCTWANVLIVASFPILTATLALLTLDRYMDFHIFTNELGGNPMMYVNLFWAWGHPEVYILILPAFGIFSEVISTFTGKRLFGHHSMVYASGAISVLGFMVWLHHFFTMGSGASVNAFFGLATMLISIPTGVKLFNWLFTIYQGRLRFTSQVLWTLGFMVTFAIGGMTGVLLAIPGADFVLHNSLFVIAHFHNVIIGGAVFGYIAGFSFYFPKAFGFKLNETWGKRAFWFWIVGFFIAFMPLYALGFMGMTRRLNASTNPEWVPYLYVALFGAVLIAMGIASQLIQLYVSVRDRNKPENACEFGDPWNAHTLEWSTSSPPPFYNFAVLPKVDGIDPFTEAKENGTAYQVPAKYSPIHMPNNTATGVYMGALLTVFGFAMIWHIWWLAIVGLVGTVVVFVAHAARDDQGYMVPVETIERIEAEQHKRLVAAKAIPATRVETKLEQA
- a CDS encoding disulfide bond formation protein B, which codes for MTNDMLQLGREKRFLVLLGVICLALIGGALYMQIVLGEAPCPLCILQRYALLLIAIFAFIGAAMPGRRSLTVFEVLVVLSAIGGIAAAGRHVYILAHPAVSCGLDVLQPIVDGLPLAAVFPLGFQVDGFCSTPYPPVLGLSLAQWALVAFVMTAVLVPLGIYRNRKQSS
- a CDS encoding cytochrome o ubiquinol oxidase subunit III produces the protein MSNLATTAGHAHGHDHEHEEHHDAGETTIFGFWLYLMTDCILFASIFAVYAVLVNNVAGGPSGHDIFELPYVLGETALLLFSSITYGFAMLALFKGKKQQVLFWLAMTFLLGAGFIAMEINEFHLLISEGYGPSRSGFLSGFFTLVGTHGLHVTSGLIWMAIMMYQVQKNGLTSTNKTRLSCLSLFWHFLDVVWICVFTVVYLMGTL
- the cyoA gene encoding ubiquinol oxidase subunit II; this translates as MTKKRYPRLLGLLPLFGTLLLGGCNMTLLDPVGQVGIEERNLIITATLLMLLVVVPVIIMTLVFAWKYRASNTSATYTPKWSHSTKIEVVIWTVPILIIIALGVITYKSTHALDPYRPLESDVKPITIEVVAMDWKWMFIYPEQGIATVNKIVFPANTPVNFRITSDTVMNSFFIPGLGGQIYAMAGMTTKLHLIANRNAEMEGISANYSGAGFTGMKFKAIATTQADFDAWVSEVKASPKQLDQAEYEALSKPSQNNPVELFSSYTPNLFQKIVDKYEGMTPGKPVKHEKKEVAGTDVVDMSSHSAAGAEE
- the cyoD gene encoding cytochrome o ubiquinol oxidase subunit IV, coding for MANAHSDGANHGSVKSYAIGFILSVILTVIPFGLVMYPSLPKFTTLAIVLLFAVVQVVVHLVYFLHLDRSPAQRNNVTALVFAALVIVLLVGLSLWIMFSIHTEMMAK